The stretch of DNA GCGCGTGAGTTCCGCATCGAGATAGGCGGGCCAGATGACGTTCTCGACCATACAGTTCAATCAGCGGTCACGGATTAAACGCCTTCTGTTGTCGAAAAGCCCGCGAGAAAGCGGTGGCGATTAGGTTCGACGCAGCGCGACCAGCGCGGCACAGACGAGCGCGAGGAGCGCGGCAGTGATGCCGAAGCCCGGTCCGTCGGTGCTGGTCGTGGCCGTCGCGTCCGTCGTTGTTCCAGACGTTGTGCCATCGGTCATTTCCGTCTGCTGTGCAGTAGTTTCCGTCTCGGTGATGTTCGCTGCTGCGTAGGCTTCGGGGTGGAACGCCTTCGCCATCTGCGTGAGTGGGTTCACGATGCGTGGTGCAGGCTGGTTGAGTTCGTTCGCCTCAAGCACCACGACGTTGCCCTCTTTGACGGCCGTCGTGTTCGTGTACGGTTCTTTTTCTGGGATTCGCGGCTCTGGCACGCCCGTGTCCACGACGATAAACTCGGGGTCGTACTCCGCGACGACCTCGTCTGAAATCTGCGCGTAGCCCGAAATGCCTGCCTCAGCGGCGACGTTCTGGCCACCCGCGCGCTCGATGAGCGAGTGGATGAACGTTCCGTTCCCGGCGGTGAAGCCACCGGTCAGGTAGAGGACGCGCGGTTTGTCCTCGTCTTCCGTGGCTTGCTCAATCGTATCCACTTGGGCTTTCATCGCGTCAACGCGCTCCTGTGCGCCGCCACAGGCACCGACGAGCTTGCCGGTCAGGAGCGTCTTTTCGTACACCGCCTCAATGGAGGCGGCTGACTCGAATTTGTAGACGGTGAGGCCCGCGTCACGGAGTTTGCTCACGGTGTCGTCGGGGACGATGTTCGGCGCGAGAACGAAGTCAGGGTCGAGCGCGACAACCTTCTCTACGTTCACGGTGAACTGGTCTTCCGCGACGATGTTCTCTCGGGACTCTGCGCCCGCAAGGTCGCTCGTGTAGTCGTTCACGGGCATTCCCGTCACTTTTTCTTCGGCACCGATTTCCCACATCGTCTGGGCCGCACTCGGTTGGAGCGCGACGACCGATTCGACTTCCGCGTCAACGGTGACGTCGGTTCCCGTCGCATCCGTCGCGGTGAATGGGAAGCTACAGGATTCCTGTGTCATCGCGTGTGTCTGGCCCGGTGTGACAGCCATCGCGGGGCCAACCCCAGCGAGAACCACCACAAAAACGGCGACGAGCCGCACGAAATTTTTGTGCATCGTACTTCCCCCTCGCCGGTTACACAATAAGTATTTACCTAATGCAAGCACGCTTTCATACATGCGTCAAGAGCTTCGTCTCACCGTGTGGGTCTCGGGCCTACTGGTCGCGCTTTTCTGCGTTATTCTCGTGAGCGCCGCCATGGGTCCGGTACAAATCGACCCGCTCATCGTGGCGAAGATTCTCCTCCAACACACGCTCGTCGTTCCAACGGGCCTCTCGCTGCACATGAACTCTGTCCCACTCCCGCTCACCAACGCGGGCCTTCCGTGGCCGGGTTTCGACCTTGCAACACGCCCACTCTTTTCATTTTCAGTCCCTGAAACGAGCGAAACCATCGTGTTCAAACTTCGTTTACCCCGAATTTTGCTCGGGGCAATTGTCGGCGTCGCCCTCGCTACCGCGGGGACAGTGATGCAGGGCTTTTTCCGTAATCCAATGGCCGACCCCTCCATCGTCGGCGTCTCCTCGGGGGCGGCGCTCGGAGCCGTCATGACCATCGCGTTCCCTCTCGCCATCCCCTTTGGCCTCCAACTCTCGGCGTTCGTCGGGGCGCTCGTCACCGCCTTCGGTGTCTACATCCTCGCAACAGAAAACGGTCGAACCCCCGTCGCCACGCTCTTGCTCGCGGGCGTCGCTGTCCAGACGTTTCTCGGTGCGGTCATCTCCTACGCACTGCTCCAGAGCGGTGACGGCCTCAGAGAAGCCGTGTTCTGGCTCATGGGCCATCTCCATTCGAGCACGTGGGAAAGCGTCACCACGACGCTCCCCTTCGTCGTCGTCGGCGTCGGGATTCTGTTCGCCTACACGAGCGACCTGAACATCCTGCTCATGGGCGAGGAGGACGCCCACTCACTCGGCGTCGAAGTCGAGCGGACGAAACGCATCCTCCTCGCCGTTGCGAGCATCGTCACCGCGGCCGCGGTCGCCGTCTCCGGCGTCATCGGCTTCGTCGGCCTCATCGTTCCCCACGTCATGCGCCTGCTCGTCGGCCCCGACCACCGCATCCTGCTGCCGACGAGCGCCATTGCCGGAGCCGTGTTCCTCGTAGCGACCGACACCGTGGCGCGGGCGGGCGCGGCCGAACTGCCGGTGGGCATCGTGACCGCCGCCCTCGGCGCACCCTTTTTCCTCTATCTCCTTCGCCGCCGGGAGGTCCACCGCCTATGATTTCGCTCGACGACATCTCCGTTTCCTACGGCAACGTCTCGGTACTCGATTCGATTTCTGCGAGCGTCGAGGACGGAACCTTCGTCGGCCTCATCGGGCCAAATGGCGCGGGTAAGACCACGCTTCTCCGCGTCCTCAACGGCGCAATCGAGCCGGATGCCGGCACCGTCTCAATCGACGACCAGTCAATTCGCGGGCTCTCTGCGAAAGCCGTCAGCCAACTCGTGGCGACCGTCCCACAGGACACCTCCGTCGCGTTTCCGTTCCCAGTCCGCGAGGTGGTGGCGATGGGCCGAAACCCGTACAAAACGCGCTTCGACCGGCGAACCGAAGAGGACACGACGGCGGTGTCGCGCGCGCTTTCTCGCACCCAGACCACCGAGTTCGCAGACCGAACCGTCGATGAACTCTCGGGGGGCGAACGCCAGCGCGTCATCCTTGCCCGCGCACTCGCCCAAGAGACGCCCGTGCTCTTGCTCGACGAGCCAACCGCGAGCCTCGACATCAACCACCAGGTCAGAACGCTCGAACTCGTCTCGGGGCTGGTCGAAGAAGGGAAAACGGCAGTCGCCGCGATTCACGACCTCAATCTCGCCGCCCACTACTGCGACGAACTCTTGTTGCTCAGCGACGGGCAGGTGCTCGCCGCAGGACCACCGGAGGACGTGCTCACCGAAGACGCCCTCGCGGCAGCGTTCGACACCCGCGCAGTCGTCGCCCGCCACCCAGTGACCCACTCCGTCTACGTCACGGCACTTCCCGAGATGGGCACCGAACAGGACGCGCACGTTCACGTCATCGGCGGCGGCGGAACGAGTTCTCGGCTTCAGTATCTGCTCTCTGCGGCGGGCTACAAAGTGACCGTTGGCGCGCTCAACGAAGGCGATTCAGACCTCGAAACCGCTCGACTGCTCGGTCTCGAAGCCGTGGTCGAAGAGCCGTTCGCGCCGCTCTCTGCGGACACGGTCGCTGCTGCGAGAACACTCATCCACGAGGCTGACGTGACGGTGTTCGCGGACGTCGAAATCGGCATCGGGAATCGCGCAATCCTCGACCTTGCCGGCGAAGCAACCCGCCTGCTGATAGTCGAAGAGCGGCCGTTCGAGGCACGAAACTACGCGGGCAGTGAGGCGGGCATGGCGTACCGAGACCTCTGTTCGCAGGGCACCGTTATCGACCCGGGTGACGTGCTGCGGGCTGTGGACACGCTCACTGCCACGACATCCACCAGTCTTGAACCATGAGTGCCTTTCTGTCGGTTTTCTAGCACTATCTGCTTCGACCACACTGGTGACCGGAACTATGGCTGCGTGAACCGCTTCGATGACCTGGTCTGAAAACGTTGTCCACAGTGGCTCATCCGATAGTTTTAGGGATTGATGGCCTGGCTTTCGGGGCGGTTCAGTAACCCTCACATAACAGTCAGTTCATCCTGACCGTCCGATAGGTTAATCTATCTATTCTTCGTATATATCGACAATGGTAAACAAAGCCGTTATCATCATTCTGGCGGTTATCGTGTTTACCTCCCTCGCGGTTGGAGGGTTGCTGGGGATGCAACTTGCGAAGAATCAGGGCGGCAATTTTGACATTGGGGGAGACAGCACGCAGACGCAAACGGACGACACAGACCAGACAGCGCAGGCCACCGAAACGCCTGCAGCAACGCAAACCACGGCAGTGCCGGAGACTGACCCCGACTCGTTTAACGAAACGAAGGTCGCGGTGCTCGTCTATGAGGAAATCAACGCAGCGCGGGCAGACCAAGAAATTAGCGAACTTCGCTTCAAAGACGAGTTGACCGAGATGGCGCTGTACCACAGCACGGACATGGCGGACGGCGAGTACTACGCCCACGAATCACCGAATGGCGAGACGGTCGAAGATCGGTACCGCAAATACGAACTCTACGAACAGTGTAAAATCTTAGACGACTCGAAAGGCTACTACCACCGGGGCGCAGAGAGCATCGGGAAAACCACCGCGGGTTCCTACTACACGGTAAACGGCGAACAACGCATCAACGCCGATGAGCAAGCGGTCGCCGCCACACTCGTAAACCAGTGGCTGAACACCACGACGGACGCAGAGTACATCGGCCTCGACAACGCCCGCTCGCTTGGCGTGGGCGTGCGCATCACCGCAGACGGCACCGTGTACGCGACCGCTACCTACTGCTGAGACACACTTTTTATTACGCGCGTTGGGCCAGATACGCAACACCAGCGCCGACCCCACCCGTCGGAAGCGAGAAGGCAACTACCCCAATGCCGAGTTGGATGACCGGAAGCCCACCGCCCAGCGAGAGGATGAACACGGCGAGCAGTCCACAAAGGAGGTAGCCAGCGACACTCTGTCGCCCCACGGAAAGCGGGGCTGTTTCTGCGCTCCACAACCCATATACGAACGCGAGTACCGGCCCGGAGAGGAGCGTTATAGCGACCGCGACGAGCCTGAATATCGAACCGAGAAACTGTCCGAGTAAGAGGGTTCCGAGCAGGCCAACGACGCCGAGGCCCACGCCGACGAGGCCGAAGACGGCAACAATCCAGTTTGGCTCAGGCCCGAATGCAATCGGTTCGTCCGCCATTAGCCGTGGCTACTGAGGTGAGCGGTTTAGCTGTTGTGACAGTCCGTCTGCAAGTACTTTTGCGGATAGGCGACAATTGTGTTCTCAATGGGGCTGCGAAATGTGCTGTTGGTGGGACTCGCTCTCGTCGTCGCCTGCGTGTTCGCCGCCCTTCCCACGCCCGCGGGACTCGACCAAGCAGGTCAGTTCGCGCTCTCGACCGCGCTGT from Haladaptatus sp. ZSTT2 encodes:
- a CDS encoding PGF-CTERM-anchored ABC transporter substrate-binding protein produces the protein MHKNFVRLVAVFVVVLAGVGPAMAVTPGQTHAMTQESCSFPFTATDATGTDVTVDAEVESVVALQPSAAQTMWEIGAEEKVTGMPVNDYTSDLAGAESRENIVAEDQFTVNVEKVVALDPDFVLAPNIVPDDTVSKLRDAGLTVYKFESAASIEAVYEKTLLTGKLVGACGGAQERVDAMKAQVDTIEQATEDEDKPRVLYLTGGFTAGNGTFIHSLIERAGGQNVAAEAGISGYAQISDEVVAEYDPEFIVVDTGVPEPRIPEKEPYTNTTAVKEGNVVVLEANELNQPAPRIVNPLTQMAKAFHPEAYAAANITETETTAQQTEMTDGTTSGTTTDATATTSTDGPGFGITAALLALVCAALVALRRT
- the btuC gene encoding vitamin B12 ABC transporter permease BtuC; the encoded protein is MRQELRLTVWVSGLLVALFCVILVSAAMGPVQIDPLIVAKILLQHTLVVPTGLSLHMNSVPLPLTNAGLPWPGFDLATRPLFSFSVPETSETIVFKLRLPRILLGAIVGVALATAGTVMQGFFRNPMADPSIVGVSSGAALGAVMTIAFPLAIPFGLQLSAFVGALVTAFGVYILATENGRTPVATLLLAGVAVQTFLGAVISYALLQSGDGLREAVFWLMGHLHSSTWESVTTTLPFVVVGVGILFAYTSDLNILLMGEEDAHSLGVEVERTKRILLAVASIVTAAAVAVSGVIGFVGLIVPHVMRLLVGPDHRILLPTSAIAGAVFLVATDTVARAGAAELPVGIVTAALGAPFFLYLLRRREVHRL
- a CDS encoding heme ABC transporter ATP-binding protein encodes the protein MISLDDISVSYGNVSVLDSISASVEDGTFVGLIGPNGAGKTTLLRVLNGAIEPDAGTVSIDDQSIRGLSAKAVSQLVATVPQDTSVAFPFPVREVVAMGRNPYKTRFDRRTEEDTTAVSRALSRTQTTEFADRTVDELSGGERQRVILARALAQETPVLLLDEPTASLDINHQVRTLELVSGLVEEGKTAVAAIHDLNLAAHYCDELLLLSDGQVLAAGPPEDVLTEDALAAAFDTRAVVARHPVTHSVYVTALPEMGTEQDAHVHVIGGGGTSSRLQYLLSAAGYKVTVGALNEGDSDLETARLLGLEAVVEEPFAPLSADTVAAARTLIHEADVTVFADVEIGIGNRAILDLAGEATRLLIVEERPFEARNYAGSEAGMAYRDLCSQGTVIDPGDVLRAVDTLTATTSTSLEP
- a CDS encoding CAP domain-containing protein; the encoded protein is MVNKAVIIILAVIVFTSLAVGGLLGMQLAKNQGGNFDIGGDSTQTQTDDTDQTAQATETPAATQTTAVPETDPDSFNETKVAVLVYEEINAARADQEISELRFKDELTEMALYHSTDMADGEYYAHESPNGETVEDRYRKYELYEQCKILDDSKGYYHRGAESIGKTTAGSYYTVNGEQRINADEQAVAATLVNQWLNTTTDAEYIGLDNARSLGVGVRITADGTVYATATYC